One genomic window of Arachis hypogaea cultivar Tifrunner chromosome 8, arahy.Tifrunner.gnm2.J5K5, whole genome shotgun sequence includes the following:
- the LOC112706392 gene encoding uncharacterized protein: MMMAFSNNNDQELGLGLGLGLVHGENCRQKKEKEEEDPCSNIKAYPSLTLGPEQDSRSSQSAVVSSFSNSSSSIKRERDQEFFLDLYEEENKKNNNKNGNPRKKLRLTKQQSALLEDSFIHHSTLNPKQKQELAKKLNLRARQVEVWFQNRRARTKLKQTEAECEILKKWCERLKEENKRLQKELQHLKSMKTNNK, encoded by the exons ATGATGATGGCCTTCTCTAATAACAATGACCAAGAACTTGGACTTGGTCTTGGTCTTGGTCTTGTTCATGGTGAAAACTGCAggcagaagaaggagaaagaggaagaggatcCATGCAGCAATATTAAGGCATACCCATCTCTTACTTTAGGACCAGAACAGGATTCTAGATCTTCTCAAAGCGCAGttgtttcttcattttccaaCTCATCGTCTAGCATCAAGAGGGAGAGAGATCAAGAATTCTTTCTGGACTTATacgaagaagaaaacaagaagaataataataagaatggTAACCCCAGAAAGAAACTTAGGCTCACCAAACAACAGTCTGCACTCTTAGAGGATAGCTTCATACACCACTCTACTCTCAATCCG AAGCAAAAGCAAGAGTTGGCAAAGAAGCTCAATCTGAGAGCGAGGCAAGTGGAGGTGTGGTTTCAGAACAGGAGAGCAAG gACAAAATTGAAGCAAACCGAAGCGGAGTGTGAGATATTGAAGAAGTGGTGTGAGAGGctaaaagaagagaacaagaggTTGCAAAAGGAGCTGCAACATCTAAAATCCATGAAAACAAACAACAAATAA